The following are encoded in a window of Rubellicoccus peritrichatus genomic DNA:
- a CDS encoding nuclear transport factor 2 family protein, whose protein sequence is MSQKLPLPPFTEETAKRKVQLAEDAWNSKDPERVSLAYTENSEWRNRAEFINGRSEIKQFLERKWNKELDYKLKKTLWAFLDNRIAVRFEYEWHDDSGQWYRSHGNENWKFDQNGLMAKRYASINDQPIQKSERRL, encoded by the coding sequence ATGAGCCAAAAACTGCCACTACCACCATTCACTGAAGAAACGGCCAAACGGAAAGTCCAGCTCGCCGAGGACGCCTGGAACTCAAAAGACCCCGAACGCGTCTCCCTCGCATACACTGAAAATTCCGAATGGCGCAATCGTGCGGAATTTATCAATGGTCGCAGTGAAATTAAGCAATTCTTGGAAAGAAAATGGAACAAGGAACTGGACTACAAATTAAAGAAAACCTTGTGGGCCTTTTTAGACAATAGGATTGCTGTTCGTTTTGAATATGAATGGCACGATGACTCCGGCCAATGGTATCGGTCTCACGGCAATGAAAATTGGAAGTTTGATCAAAATGGTTTGATGGCAAAGCGATACGCTTCAATTAATGATCAGCCGATTCAAAAATCAGAACGACGGCTTTAG